GGGTGGAACTGTTAGAAGGAAGAATAGAGATTGAATCAGGAGAAAATCAAGGAACCAAAATAGTGATTCATATCCCGACAAACGTGGATAAGGGAAAGGAGTAGCAGGATGATGGAAAACCGTGATACTGGTAAAGCATCGATTAAAGTTCTTTTGGCTGATGATCATCAGCTGTTCCGTGAGGGACTGAAACGCATTTTAAATATGGAGGACGACATTGAGGTCATCGGCGAATGCGGCGATGGAATTCAAGTGCTCGAATTCTGCAATCAGGATAAACCTGATATCGTATTGATGGATATCAACATGCCAATCGAAAACGGGGTTGAAGCAACGGAGAAATTGCGTGAGCTGTTCCCTGATGTCAAAGTGATTATCTTGTCCATTCATGATGATGAAAGTTATGTATTTGAGACGCTTCGTAAAGGGGCTAACGGATACTTGCTGAAGGATATGGAGGCCGAGTCTCTGATCAATGCGATTCGTTCCGTGCA
The nucleotide sequence above comes from Paenibacillus sp. W2I17. Encoded proteins:
- a CDS encoding response regulator transcription factor encodes the protein MENRDTGKASIKVLLADDHQLFREGLKRILNMEDDIEVIGECGDGIQVLEFCNQDKPDIVLMDINMPIENGVEATEKLRELFPDVKVIILSIHDDESYVFETLRKGANGYLLKDMEAESLINAIRSVHEGHAFIHPKVTGKLIMQLRRMTYLNETGAMSEGASKEAGVKFVAGDNNPLTRREAEVLRLMAEGKSNKMIGEFLFISEKTVKNHVSSILQKMEVDDRTQAVINSIKYGWVTL